One Nocardioides luti DNA window includes the following coding sequences:
- a CDS encoding oligosaccharide flippase family protein produces MSEYAPVSADPAQRPHWTVGDRLAAFTALLPADPAGPVVLALSDELSPHVQLVYPEALVLVESGRDAAWPDGSRVVAWDGRTPPVRAGSAGLVVVDARRYDRAALATLLSPEGVLAVLGPDGPFLVYPSAESPELVWRRSWPVNMPAGPVPWLRRRLGLSVGRGDAVPRLSLSGVSRPSLADEVLVELQEATGRPGELVGLVTAGHAVLRVRSADGDVAVRLSLTDGDRHDVADRVRADVPAVEPYLAPVVARGRTRGHPWVATRWTPGRRGPLTWPWPRPERQWAVADEVVDVLSARVTGSTGPGWAQAWAEAAHVVPPDVRARWAAALAPLEAELPTAWCHGDLWPGNVLLDGGTSAVIDWDNASEDAVQGLDRLLVPALRALSEPGRNASTEILRFVDDVAPVADAVVGGRRWADWDRPARVALALATVVLYLRNRSLHDLGQEALDTHLAAVAAALEPSGPDDAVVAAAAPAPNVEAARTARGALWLATNGVVVKASQTIVLLTLAAILAPSALGLVALGTLVANISVQLSSLGTASALVYWRGDVQRAARTAVTIGVGMGAGLAVLLWVAAPWLATTLRAEDGGAAVIRGLTVVLPFTAVAAVTNELLRRELRFLRRIIPDTVSSITGAVVAIALVTQGHGVMALVAGQIVQATLTMLLSWVVHPPVRPGWNREDARGLLGYGGPYAGAQLLEIIQLNVDYLIVARVLGAVALGQYSLGFRLAFMPYLMIVVVTTGAAFPYLCRVSGPALGRASTVVMTATLTMVVPLCAGLALFNDDLTLLGDKWSPGVPVVGWLALYAVLLSVGQIVQTALNAGGRPGVAMLLRLSHLVLLLGTLLVVASHGITAVAVGQVVAASLVATLALTLGRIHLPGFSLRGLAVSLRPAAAGVAVMVVAVLGLRALFDVGSPSLSGLLLVGSAGVVAYAGTVWMLDRAHLKEAFQLVRRPS; encoded by the coding sequence ATGTCTGAGTACGCCCCTGTGTCCGCGGACCCCGCCCAGCGCCCGCACTGGACGGTCGGCGACCGGCTCGCCGCGTTCACCGCGCTGCTGCCGGCCGACCCCGCCGGACCGGTCGTGCTGGCGCTGTCGGACGAGCTGTCCCCGCACGTGCAGCTCGTCTACCCCGAGGCCCTGGTGCTGGTCGAGAGCGGTCGCGACGCCGCCTGGCCGGACGGGTCGCGGGTCGTGGCGTGGGACGGGCGCACGCCGCCGGTCCGAGCGGGCAGCGCCGGTCTCGTGGTCGTCGACGCCCGTCGGTACGACCGCGCCGCGCTCGCCACCCTGCTCTCGCCCGAGGGTGTCCTGGCGGTGCTCGGCCCGGACGGACCCTTCCTCGTCTACCCCAGCGCCGAGAGCCCCGAGCTCGTCTGGCGCCGCTCGTGGCCGGTGAACATGCCCGCCGGTCCGGTGCCGTGGCTGCGTCGTCGCCTCGGCCTGTCCGTCGGCCGCGGCGACGCGGTGCCCCGCCTGTCCCTCAGCGGCGTCTCCCGGCCGAGCCTGGCCGACGAGGTCCTCGTCGAGCTGCAGGAGGCGACCGGTCGTCCCGGTGAGCTGGTGGGGCTGGTGACCGCGGGGCACGCGGTCCTCCGGGTGCGCTCCGCCGACGGCGACGTCGCCGTCCGCCTGTCGCTGACCGACGGGGACCGGCACGACGTCGCGGACCGGGTCCGTGCCGACGTACCCGCCGTCGAGCCGTACCTCGCCCCCGTCGTGGCGCGCGGCCGCACCCGGGGACACCCGTGGGTCGCGACCCGCTGGACCCCGGGCCGGCGCGGCCCGCTCACGTGGCCGTGGCCGCGACCGGAGCGCCAGTGGGCCGTCGCCGACGAGGTCGTCGACGTCCTCTCGGCCCGCGTCACCGGCTCCACCGGACCCGGCTGGGCCCAGGCCTGGGCCGAGGCCGCCCACGTGGTCCCGCCCGACGTGCGCGCCCGGTGGGCCGCCGCCCTCGCGCCGCTCGAGGCCGAGCTCCCCACGGCTTGGTGCCACGGCGACCTGTGGCCCGGCAACGTGCTGCTCGACGGCGGCACGAGCGCCGTCATCGACTGGGACAACGCCTCCGAGGACGCCGTCCAGGGGCTGGACCGCCTCCTCGTCCCCGCCCTGCGCGCGCTCTCCGAGCCCGGGCGCAACGCCTCGACGGAGATCCTGCGGTTCGTCGACGACGTCGCGCCGGTGGCCGACGCGGTGGTCGGCGGCCGGCGGTGGGCCGACTGGGACCGCCCGGCGCGCGTCGCGCTCGCGCTGGCCACGGTCGTCCTCTACCTGCGCAACCGCTCCCTCCACGACCTCGGCCAGGAGGCGCTCGACACGCACCTCGCGGCCGTCGCCGCTGCCCTCGAGCCGAGCGGCCCCGACGACGCGGTCGTGGCAGCAGCCGCACCGGCGCCCAACGTCGAGGCCGCACGCACCGCCCGCGGTGCGCTCTGGCTGGCCACCAACGGGGTCGTCGTCAAGGCGTCGCAGACCATCGTGCTGCTCACCCTGGCCGCCATCCTCGCGCCGTCCGCGCTCGGCCTGGTCGCGCTCGGGACGCTCGTCGCGAACATCTCCGTGCAGCTCAGCAGCCTCGGGACCGCCAGCGCGCTCGTCTACTGGCGCGGCGACGTGCAGCGCGCGGCGCGGACCGCCGTCACGATCGGTGTCGGCATGGGCGCGGGGCTCGCGGTGCTGCTCTGGGTGGCCGCCCCGTGGCTCGCCACGACCCTCAGGGCCGAGGACGGCGGGGCCGCGGTGATCCGGGGCCTCACGGTGGTGCTGCCGTTCACGGCCGTCGCCGCCGTCACCAACGAGCTGCTGCGGCGCGAGCTGCGGTTCCTGCGCCGCATCATCCCCGACACCGTCTCGTCGATCACCGGCGCCGTGGTCGCGATCGCGCTCGTGACGCAGGGCCACGGCGTCATGGCGCTGGTCGCCGGACAGATCGTCCAGGCGACGCTCACCATGCTGCTCTCCTGGGTCGTGCACCCGCCGGTCCGACCGGGCTGGAACCGTGAGGACGCCCGCGGCCTGCTCGGCTACGGCGGGCCGTACGCCGGCGCGCAGCTGCTCGAGATCATCCAGCTCAACGTCGACTACCTGATCGTCGCGCGGGTGCTCGGTGCCGTGGCCCTGGGTCAGTACTCCCTCGGCTTCCGCCTGGCGTTCATGCCGTACCTCATGATCGTCGTGGTCACCACGGGTGCGGCCTTCCCGTACCTCTGCCGGGTCAGCGGGCCCGCGCTGGGGCGGGCCTCGACGGTCGTCATGACCGCGACGCTCACGATGGTGGTCCCGCTGTGCGCGGGGCTCGCGCTCTTCAACGACGACCTGACCCTGCTCGGCGACAAGTGGTCGCCCGGCGTGCCCGTGGTGGGCTGGCTCGCGCTGTACGCCGTGCTGCTGAGCGTCGGCCAGATCGTCCAGACGGCGCTCAACGCCGGGGGACGACCCGGCGTGGCGATGCTCCTGCGGCTCTCGCACCTCGTGCTCCTGCTCGGGACCCTGCTGGTCGTGGCCTCGCACGGCATCACCGCCGTGGCCGTCGGCCAGGTGGTCGCGGCGTCGCTGGTGGCGACTCTCGCGCTGACGCTGGGACGCATCCACCTGCCCGGCTTCTCGCTGCGCGGACTGGCCGTCTCGCTGCGCCCCGCAGCGGCCGGCGTGGCCGTCATGGTGGTGGCCGTGCTGGGCCTGCGGGCCCTCTTCGACGTAGGGTCACCGTCACTCAGCGGGCTCCTGCTCGTTGGCAGTGCGGGGGTGGTTGCCTACGCGGGCACCGTGTGGATGCTGGACCGCGCCCATCTGAAGGAAGCATTCCAGCTCGTGAGGAGGCCGTCGTGA
- a CDS encoding polysaccharide deacetylase family protein, whose translation MRAELRALGSLARPVAAGLRRLRRTPGLTVIGWHRVDGTSNGLSTGVDDFRRHLDEIEAWGATVLPLDTAVAALDAGTLPERAVALTFDDGYASVLETAWPLLQERRMPATFYVVSGYLDSGERFPWDRDEAPHDRFRLVRADEVVAAADEGLAIGSHTVSHPWLPRLDRAEVRRELHDSRVLLEELLARPVTSLAYPTGGWSREVRAVAAEVGYRVAITVDRGLNTVRTPRLSLRRAFVPHDPRDLRLVLDGALTALRPLDTWRARGGPAW comes from the coding sequence GTGAGAGCAGAGCTGCGCGCTCTGGGCTCCCTCGCGCGACCCGTCGCGGCGGGCCTGCGACGCCTGCGCAGGACGCCCGGGCTGACCGTGATCGGCTGGCACCGCGTCGACGGCACCAGCAACGGCCTGTCCACGGGCGTCGACGACTTCCGGCGTCACCTCGACGAGATCGAGGCCTGGGGCGCCACCGTGCTGCCGCTCGACACGGCGGTCGCCGCGCTGGACGCGGGCACGCTCCCGGAGCGCGCCGTGGCGCTGACCTTCGACGACGGCTACGCCAGCGTCCTCGAGACGGCCTGGCCGCTGCTGCAGGAGCGCCGGATGCCGGCGACCTTCTACGTCGTCAGCGGCTACCTCGACAGCGGCGAGCGCTTCCCCTGGGACCGCGACGAGGCGCCGCACGACCGCTTCCGCCTGGTCCGCGCCGACGAGGTCGTGGCCGCCGCCGACGAGGGGCTCGCGATCGGCTCGCACACCGTCTCCCACCCGTGGCTGCCGCGCCTCGACCGCGCGGAGGTACGCCGGGAGCTGCACGACTCACGCGTCCTCCTCGAGGAGCTGCTGGCCCGTCCCGTCACCTCGCTGGCCTACCCGACGGGCGGCTGGAGCCGCGAGGTCCGGGCGGTGGCCGCCGAGGTTGGCTACCGCGTCGCCATCACCGTCGATCGCGGCCTCAACACCGTCCGCACCCCACGGCTGTCCCTGCGCCGCGCGTTCGTCCCGCACGACCCGCGCGACCTGCGCCTGGTGCTGGACGGTGCCCTGACCGCGCTGCGCCCGCTCGACACCTGGCGCGCCCGAGGAGGCCCGGCATGGTGA
- a CDS encoding O-antigen ligase family protein yields MVTPSTPSTPSTHEVGRELAPVGWSGPPTVAPRPLVATTMPLILPIKQRRRRRLHLPHWPSRVPTWWTVAGPLLLALVVGFGSGYVPEKMLLLAVGAAALGGLLLRVEWAALAVVGTAVFEDYLVQVDPRVVKGLAVLLIGSWLLRRCAGRLHSRPRSAVLVAALVFVVVLLLSTAVHNNGTTGLAVLLRYAGFLGVLFVLTDVLRGILPPVRLARVYVAACALASLCGIVSYFLGEDRRVGGPIGDPNDFAFFLLPAIALAIGVRRSGKRRWPYDLAAAVIAFGVIGTLSRGALLGAAVMLLFGLLTRMVRVRAAVGLLVVLGTAVSFTAAAFPELVDVSLHQKSYVAGQNVSERLDLWKAAGQMTVENPVLGLGPGSFSLYHRDYMGSLPVDINHPLDVAHNTWLEASSELGFAGLLALVAIFLVAFAGAWSRWRRDHDPLAGAVCAAMLGTMTAASFVSEQYYLPLWLLSAFGAALAVHRSDPVEPTGATDPTRPTR; encoded by the coding sequence ATGGTGACGCCGTCCACCCCCTCCACGCCGTCGACCCACGAGGTCGGCCGCGAGCTCGCGCCCGTCGGCTGGTCCGGCCCGCCGACGGTCGCCCCGCGCCCGCTCGTCGCGACGACGATGCCGCTGATCCTGCCGATCAAGCAGCGACGCCGCCGGCGCCTGCACCTGCCGCACTGGCCGTCCCGGGTCCCGACCTGGTGGACCGTGGCCGGGCCGCTGCTGCTGGCCCTGGTCGTCGGCTTCGGCTCCGGCTACGTCCCCGAGAAGATGCTGCTCCTCGCCGTCGGGGCGGCTGCCCTGGGCGGCCTGCTGCTGCGGGTCGAGTGGGCGGCACTGGCGGTGGTGGGCACGGCGGTCTTCGAGGACTACCTCGTCCAGGTCGACCCACGCGTCGTCAAGGGCCTGGCCGTCCTCCTCATCGGCTCGTGGCTGCTGCGCCGGTGCGCCGGACGCCTGCACAGCCGCCCCCGCAGCGCGGTGCTCGTGGCCGCCCTGGTCTTCGTCGTCGTGCTGCTGCTCAGCACCGCCGTGCACAACAACGGGACCACGGGGCTCGCCGTGCTGCTGCGGTACGCCGGCTTCCTCGGCGTGCTGTTCGTGCTCACCGACGTGCTCCGCGGGATCCTGCCGCCCGTGCGGCTCGCCCGTGTGTACGTCGCAGCCTGCGCGCTCGCCTCGCTGTGCGGGATCGTGTCGTACTTCCTCGGCGAGGACCGCCGGGTCGGCGGCCCGATCGGTGACCCCAACGACTTCGCGTTCTTCCTGCTGCCGGCGATCGCGCTGGCCATCGGCGTACGCCGCTCGGGCAAGCGCCGCTGGCCCTACGACCTCGCGGCGGCCGTGATCGCCTTCGGCGTGATCGGCACGCTCTCGCGGGGTGCCCTGCTGGGAGCCGCCGTGATGCTGCTCTTCGGGCTGTTGACCCGGATGGTCCGCGTGCGTGCGGCGGTCGGCCTGCTGGTGGTGCTCGGCACCGCGGTGTCCTTCACCGCGGCGGCGTTCCCCGAGCTGGTCGACGTGAGCCTGCACCAGAAGAGCTACGTCGCCGGGCAGAACGTCTCCGAGCGGCTCGACCTCTGGAAGGCCGCCGGCCAGATGACGGTCGAGAACCCCGTCCTCGGGCTGGGCCCGGGGTCCTTCTCGCTCTACCACCGCGACTACATGGGCTCGCTGCCCGTCGACATCAACCACCCGCTCGACGTCGCCCACAACACCTGGCTCGAGGCCTCCAGCGAGCTCGGTTTCGCGGGGCTGCTCGCCCTGGTCGCCATCTTCCTCGTCGCGTTCGCGGGCGCCTGGTCGCGCTGGCGCCGGGACCACGACCCGCTCGCCGGCGCCGTGTGCGCGGCGATGCTGGGCACCATGACGGCCGCCTCGTTCGTCAGCGAGCAGTACTACCTCCCGCTGTGGCTGCTCAGCGCCTTCGGTGCGGCCCTTGCGGTGCACCGCTCCGACCCGGTCGAGCCGACCGGTGCCACCGATCCCACGCGGCCGACCCGCTGA
- a CDS encoding glycosyltransferase family 4 protein, with the protein MRVVQLLTQEVGGPVDHAVDVAVGLAARGIDSHLVGPASAGTDRARAAGVTWHDLAMRHKTDASGGIAVARRLRDLAPDVLHLQDRRAGWVGRGLGRTFGGAAVVYTLHGVADGLSDLVPGNTRAAPRRRRDHLYYLTGERAVTRWGRARVVVPSGAVARFATDHIGLDPSIVDVVPNGVDEQRFRPSAPPAGPTTALWLGVLTEVKRLDTLLDAAEDVPDLRLLVVGDGPLRDQVVRRVAGAALAGRVDLRGRVADPVPVFAEAHLFALTSAAENCPLAMLQAMSAGLPVVSTAVGGIPEVVRDGTDGVLVGVDDSAGLAAGLRRLTDDPALRSAMGASARARILDGYTLDQCVDSLLAVYAKARR; encoded by the coding sequence ATGCGCGTCGTCCAGCTGCTGACCCAGGAGGTCGGCGGACCGGTCGACCACGCGGTCGACGTGGCCGTGGGCCTGGCCGCCCGGGGGATCGACAGCCACCTCGTGGGGCCGGCCTCCGCCGGGACCGACCGGGCCCGCGCCGCCGGGGTGACCTGGCACGACCTCGCGATGCGGCACAAGACCGACGCGTCCGGCGGGATCGCGGTCGCCCGCCGGCTGCGTGACCTCGCACCGGACGTCCTCCACCTGCAGGACCGCCGGGCCGGCTGGGTCGGGCGGGGCCTCGGGCGCACCTTCGGGGGCGCGGCGGTGGTCTACACGCTGCACGGCGTCGCGGACGGGCTCTCGGACCTGGTGCCGGGCAACACCCGCGCCGCGCCGCGGCGGCGCCGCGACCACCTGTACTACCTCACCGGCGAGCGTGCGGTGACGCGCTGGGGCCGCGCCCGCGTCGTGGTGCCGAGCGGCGCCGTGGCCCGCTTCGCGACCGACCACATCGGGCTGGACCCGTCGATCGTCGACGTGGTCCCGAACGGCGTCGACGAGCAGCGGTTCCGCCCCTCCGCGCCACCCGCCGGTCCCACCACCGCGCTCTGGCTGGGCGTGCTGACCGAGGTGAAGCGCCTCGACACGCTCCTCGACGCCGCCGAGGACGTGCCCGACCTCCGGCTGCTCGTGGTGGGGGACGGCCCCCTCCGCGACCAGGTCGTACGACGGGTGGCCGGCGCCGCCCTGGCGGGGCGGGTGGACCTCCGCGGCCGCGTCGCGGACCCGGTGCCCGTCTTCGCCGAGGCACACCTCTTCGCGCTGACGTCGGCCGCCGAGAACTGCCCCCTGGCGATGCTCCAGGCGATGTCGGCCGGGCTGCCGGTGGTCTCCACCGCGGTCGGCGGCATCCCCGAGGTGGTCCGCGACGGCACCGACGGCGTCCTGGTCGGGGTCGACGACAGCGCCGGCCTGGCGGCCGGGCTGCGCCGGCTGACCGACGACCCGGCCCTGCGCTCGGCCATGGGGGCGTCGGCGCGGGCCCGGATCCTCGACGGCTACACCCTCGACCAGTGCGTCGACTCTCTGCTCGCGGTCTACGCGAAGGCGCGCAGGTGA
- a CDS encoding glycosyltransferase, with amino-acid sequence MRLLTVIAELGSGGAETVVDDLARHALAGGDLVDLASDGGWRADELAREGAALVRLPLRSSDPADLARSVLRLRRHVRQAPPDVVHAHNVRATLAAHLGTRWPRRRPPLVTTVHGLDAGDYPRAARVLQRCADRVVAVSDDVAERLRAAGLPDDRLVVIENAVPAPVLPAPAVARAALGLPADAPVGLCVARLEAPKRHDLLVEAWRTLPDDAVLLVAGEGSGRAALERQVAAAGLGARVRLLGERHDVPLLLAAADLLVLPSDREGLPMAVLEAMAAGVPVVASAVGGLRSLDRATLELVAPGSAEALAAALGSVLADRPGAAVRAHRAQEAVSQRYSSSAMRLAYQNLFTVQIG; translated from the coding sequence GTGAGGCTGCTCACGGTCATCGCCGAGCTCGGCTCCGGAGGAGCGGAGACGGTGGTGGACGACCTGGCCCGCCACGCCCTGGCCGGGGGCGACCTGGTCGACCTGGCGAGCGACGGCGGGTGGCGGGCCGACGAGCTGGCCCGGGAGGGCGCGGCGCTGGTCCGGCTGCCGCTGCGCTCGTCGGACCCGGCCGACCTGGCGCGGTCGGTGCTGCGGCTGCGTCGCCACGTGCGGCAGGCCCCGCCGGACGTCGTGCACGCCCACAACGTCCGCGCCACGCTGGCCGCGCACCTCGGCACCCGGTGGCCCCGGCGCCGTCCGCCCCTGGTCACAACCGTGCACGGGCTGGATGCCGGCGACTACCCGCGCGCCGCGCGGGTGCTGCAGCGCTGCGCGGACCGGGTGGTCGCCGTCTCCGACGACGTGGCCGAGCGGCTTCGGGCGGCCGGGCTGCCCGACGACCGGCTGGTCGTGATCGAGAACGCCGTCCCGGCTCCCGTGCTCCCGGCGCCCGCGGTCGCCCGCGCCGCGCTCGGCCTGCCGGCCGACGCGCCCGTCGGCCTGTGCGTCGCCCGGCTGGAGGCGCCCAAGCGCCACGACCTGCTCGTGGAGGCCTGGCGCACCCTCCCGGACGACGCGGTGCTGCTGGTCGCGGGGGAGGGCAGCGGCCGTGCGGCGCTGGAGCGGCAGGTCGCGGCCGCCGGGCTGGGCGCGCGGGTCCGGCTGCTCGGCGAGCGCCACGACGTACCCCTCCTGCTCGCCGCGGCGGACCTCCTGGTCCTGCCGAGCGACCGCGAGGGGCTCCCGATGGCGGTGCTCGAGGCGATGGCGGCCGGTGTCCCCGTCGTGGCCAGCGCCGTTGGAGGTTTGAGGTCCCTGGATCGGGCTACACTCGAGCTGGTGGCCCCCGGCTCGGCGGAGGCGCTGGCGGCGGCCCTCGGGTCCGTGCTGGCGGACCGACCCGGAGCCGCGGTTCGGGCCCACCGCGCCCAAGAGGCCGTTTCGCAACGGTATTCGTCGTCTGCGATGCGGCTTGCCTACCAGAACCTCTTTACTGTTCAGATTGGTTGA
- a CDS encoding Wzz/FepE/Etk N-terminal domain-containing protein produces MELRDVAGALWRQRLLVLLILVAVGAAVALGLKAAPKTYDATATVSTVAAPGVDTPSEDLDALRGTLGELANSRAVLQDVQAQVDSGRSLDELRREISGHWVTGTVLIEITVSDADPVLAAKIANTVAAVLPQHDPSNNAFGFTTSNPAQPPVTYSSPNLLLGVGVGGLLALVLATCGAVVRDRRTNTVDDAAGMEEAAEAPVLAHVAPPRDPTTLPALYPGTSAADVFRHLRIALEAEASSEPVTQVVVTGVTSGDVNVWLGANLAISLANVGRRVLLVDGRIGDRHGRPIAAEPDTPGLYELLTGGDFDAALSPGPVELLTVLPSGNWGGAPTETLVETQFARAMAQAKERFDIVVVLAPPLDVSDDARVMAAGGSLLLAVPEGGLSPADLRTHVDRIRSVGVRILGTVLVGRRAERVSA; encoded by the coding sequence ATGGAACTGAGGGATGTCGCAGGAGCGCTGTGGAGGCAGCGTCTCCTCGTGCTGCTGATCCTCGTCGCGGTCGGCGCTGCCGTCGCGCTGGGACTCAAGGCCGCGCCGAAGACCTATGACGCAACCGCCACCGTGTCCACCGTCGCGGCTCCGGGGGTCGACACCCCCAGCGAGGACCTCGACGCCCTGCGCGGCACGCTCGGCGAGCTCGCCAACTCGCGCGCCGTCCTGCAGGACGTGCAGGCCCAGGTCGACTCCGGCCGCTCGCTCGACGAGCTGCGCCGTGAGATCTCCGGCCACTGGGTGACCGGGACCGTCCTCATCGAGATCACGGTGTCGGACGCCGACCCCGTGCTCGCGGCGAAGATCGCCAACACCGTCGCGGCCGTGCTGCCGCAGCACGACCCGAGCAACAACGCCTTCGGGTTCACCACCAGCAACCCGGCGCAGCCGCCGGTGACGTACTCCAGCCCGAACCTGCTTCTCGGGGTCGGCGTGGGCGGTCTGCTGGCGCTGGTCCTCGCGACCTGCGGCGCCGTGGTCCGCGACCGTCGTACCAACACCGTCGACGACGCCGCCGGCATGGAGGAGGCCGCCGAGGCCCCCGTCCTGGCGCACGTCGCCCCGCCGCGCGACCCCACGACGCTGCCCGCGCTCTACCCGGGCACGTCGGCCGCCGACGTCTTCCGCCACCTGCGCATCGCGCTCGAGGCGGAGGCCAGTTCGGAGCCCGTCACCCAGGTCGTCGTCACCGGCGTGACCAGCGGCGACGTCAACGTGTGGCTCGGTGCGAACCTCGCCATCTCCCTGGCCAACGTCGGGCGCCGGGTGCTCCTGGTCGACGGCCGGATCGGTGACCGTCACGGTCGCCCGATCGCCGCCGAGCCCGACACCCCGGGCCTCTACGAGCTGCTCACCGGCGGCGACTTCGACGCCGCGCTCAGCCCCGGCCCCGTCGAGCTGCTCACCGTGCTGCCCTCGGGCAACTGGGGCGGCGCGCCGACCGAGACCCTGGTCGAGACGCAGTTCGCCCGGGCCATGGCCCAGGCGAAGGAGCGCTTCGACATCGTCGTCGTGCTGGCTCCGCCGCTCGACGTCTCCGACGACGCGCGGGTGATGGCGGCCGGTGGGTCGCTGCTGCTCGCCGTGCCGGAGGGCGGGCTCTCGCCCGCCGACCTGCGCACCCACGTGGACCGGATCCGCTCGGTGGGCGTTCGCATCCTCGGCACGGTCCTCGTGGGCCGTCGCGCCGAGCGCGTCTCCGCCTGA
- a CDS encoding glycosyltransferase produces the protein MPSRETGASVPGRLHVLHVAQPTTEGVAGVALTYVRDQLERGWDVSVACPSDGWLGYETRELGAGVSWWDATREPGTDVLGESLRLGRIIARRRPDVVHLHSAKAGLVGRLVLRGRTPTIFQPHAWSFLAATGATRRAALAWERYAMRWTSELLCVSESERELGVEHGITGPTTVAANGVDLSILRPVSDQGRKAARFRLGLTDAPTVVCVGRLARQKGQEDLLAAWPKVRARIPDAQLMLVGEGPDRELLERQVEPGSGVRLVGNRTDVPLWLAAADVVAVPSRWEGMALAPLEAMASARSVVVTDVTGIAESVPPLAGAMVPPGSPDDLAMELATRLEDPQLAEDEGWSGRAHVEEHHDAARSAADLARMCLRLTAQRQRRSLV, from the coding sequence ATGCCGTCACGGGAAACCGGCGCGTCCGTACCCGGCCGCCTCCACGTCCTGCACGTCGCCCAGCCCACCACCGAGGGCGTGGCCGGCGTGGCGCTGACGTATGTCCGCGACCAGCTCGAGCGCGGCTGGGACGTCTCGGTGGCCTGTCCCTCGGACGGGTGGCTCGGCTACGAGACCCGCGAGCTCGGGGCCGGCGTGAGCTGGTGGGACGCCACCCGCGAGCCGGGCACCGACGTGCTGGGGGAGTCCCTGCGCCTCGGCCGGATCATCGCCCGTCGCCGTCCGGACGTCGTGCACCTGCACAGCGCCAAGGCCGGTCTCGTCGGCCGCCTGGTGCTCCGGGGCCGCACCCCCACGATCTTCCAGCCGCACGCTTGGTCGTTCCTGGCGGCCACCGGCGCCACGCGTCGCGCCGCCCTGGCCTGGGAGCGCTACGCGATGCGCTGGACCAGCGAGCTGCTGTGCGTGAGCGAGAGCGAGCGCGAGCTCGGCGTCGAGCACGGCATCACCGGACCGACCACGGTCGCGGCCAACGGCGTCGACCTCAGCATCCTGCGCCCGGTGAGCGACCAGGGCCGCAAGGCCGCGCGCTTCCGGCTCGGCCTCACCGACGCGCCGACCGTCGTCTGCGTGGGTCGGCTGGCCCGCCAGAAGGGACAGGAGGACCTCCTCGCGGCCTGGCCGAAGGTCCGCGCCCGGATCCCCGACGCCCAGCTGATGCTGGTCGGCGAGGGGCCCGACCGGGAGCTGCTCGAGCGTCAGGTCGAGCCCGGCAGCGGCGTCCGGCTGGTCGGCAACCGCACGGACGTGCCCCTCTGGCTCGCCGCCGCCGACGTGGTCGCGGTGCCCTCGCGCTGGGAGGGCATGGCGCTCGCGCCCCTCGAGGCGATGGCCTCGGCCCGCAGCGTGGTCGTCACCGACGTCACCGGCATCGCCGAGAGCGTGCCGCCGCTGGCCGGCGCCATGGTGCCCCCGGGCAGCCCCGACGACCTCGCGATGGAGCTGGCGACCCGGCTCGAGGACCCCCAGCTCGCGGAGGACGAGGGCTGGTCCGGCCGCGCCCACGTGGAAGAACACCACGACGCCGCCCGCTCCGCCGCGGACCTCGCCCGGATGTGCCTGCGCCTCACCGCCCAACGCCAGCGCCGCTCGCTCGTCTGA
- a CDS encoding aminoglycoside phosphotransferase family protein, with protein sequence MSVRPPIPAGLEQQRALGPDWGAWLDRLPALAGVLLDEWELAPDGAAWHGHCSLVLPVTGRTGERQALKITFDGDDESRHEALALQHWGGHGVVRLVRADPGRRALLLERLHERDLADLDDTAACEVLGDLYGRIRRPAPPQLATVGSYVGRWVEPLAALPRDAPLPHRLVDQARHLAADLLAAPPERPVIVHGDLHQHNVLAADREPWLVIDPKPMAGDQHYEPAPALWNCWERLVAAGDVRAGVRHRFHTLVDTAGLDEDLARDWVVVRMVVNASWSLQDAERERRALDAGERDWITRCIAIAKAVQD encoded by the coding sequence GTGAGCGTCCGCCCCCCGATCCCCGCCGGCCTCGAGCAGCAGCGTGCGCTCGGGCCGGACTGGGGCGCCTGGCTGGACCGGCTCCCCGCCCTCGCCGGCGTGCTCCTCGACGAGTGGGAGCTGGCCCCCGACGGCGCGGCGTGGCACGGCCACTGCTCGCTGGTGCTGCCCGTGACCGGCCGGACGGGCGAGCGCCAGGCCCTCAAGATCACCTTCGACGGCGACGACGAGTCGCGGCACGAGGCGCTCGCGCTCCAGCACTGGGGCGGTCACGGGGTGGTCCGCCTGGTCCGCGCCGACCCCGGTCGCCGCGCACTGCTGCTCGAGCGCCTGCACGAGCGCGACCTCGCCGACCTGGACGACACCGCGGCCTGCGAGGTGCTGGGCGACCTCTACGGCCGGATCCGGCGACCGGCGCCGCCCCAGCTGGCCACGGTCGGGTCGTACGTCGGGCGCTGGGTCGAGCCGCTGGCCGCGCTCCCCCGCGACGCACCCCTCCCGCACCGCCTCGTCGACCAGGCCCGGCACCTCGCGGCCGACCTCCTGGCGGCACCGCCCGAGCGGCCGGTGATCGTGCACGGCGACCTCCACCAGCACAACGTGCTCGCGGCGGACCGCGAGCCCTGGCTGGTCATCGACCCGAAGCCGATGGCCGGCGACCAGCACTACGAGCCCGCGCCGGCCCTGTGGAACTGCTGGGAGCGCCTGGTGGCGGCGGGCGACGTGCGGGCCGGCGTACGCCACCGCTTCCACACGCTGGTGGACACCGCCGGCCTCGACGAGGACCTGGCCCGCGACTGGGTCGTGGTCCGGATGGTCGTGAACGCGAGCTGGTCGCTGCAGGACGCCGAGCGCGAGCGCCGGGCGCTGGACGCCGGGGAGCGCGACTGGATCACCCGCTGCATCGCGATCGCCAAGGCCGTGCAGGACTGA